One part of the Streptomyces nigra genome encodes these proteins:
- a CDS encoding ferritin-like fold-containing protein, translating to MTTPDNTSDAADTADTPVARTGVAAQDWARASADPQYRAAVVDLLGALAYGELAAFERLAEDAKLAPTLADKAELAKMASAEFHHYEKLRDRLTEIGAEPTQAMEPFVAALDGFHRQTAPSDWLEGLVKAYVGDSIASDFYREVAARLDSDSRDLVLAVLDDTGHATFAVEKVRAAIDADPRVGGRLALWARRLMGEALSQSQRVVADRDALSTMLVGGVADGFDLAEVGKMFSRITEAHTKRMAALGLAA from the coding sequence ATGACGACGCCTGACAACACCTCTGACGCCGCGGACACCGCCGACACCCCCGTCGCACGCACCGGGGTCGCCGCCCAGGACTGGGCGCGGGCCTCCGCCGACCCTCAGTACCGGGCCGCCGTCGTCGACCTGCTCGGCGCGCTGGCCTACGGCGAGCTGGCGGCGTTCGAACGGCTCGCGGAGGACGCCAAGCTGGCGCCGACGCTCGCGGACAAGGCGGAGCTGGCCAAGATGGCGTCGGCGGAGTTCCACCACTACGAGAAGCTGCGGGACCGGCTCACCGAGATCGGCGCCGAGCCCACCCAGGCCATGGAGCCGTTCGTGGCCGCGCTGGACGGCTTCCACCGGCAGACGGCCCCCTCCGACTGGCTGGAGGGCCTCGTCAAGGCCTACGTCGGCGACTCGATCGCCAGCGACTTCTACCGGGAGGTCGCGGCCCGGCTCGACTCGGACAGCCGCGACCTGGTGTTGGCCGTGCTGGACGACACCGGTCACGCGACGTTCGCTGTGGAGAAGGTGCGCGCGGCGATCGACGCCGACCCGCGCGTGGGTGGCCGTCTCGCGCTGTGGGCGCGACGGCTGATGGGCGAGGCGCTGTCGCAGTCGCAGCGTGTGGTCGCCGACCGGGACGCGCTGTCGACGATGCTCGTGGGCGGCGTCGCGGACGGGTTCGACCTCGCGGAGGTCGGCAAGATGTTCTCGCGGATCACCGAGGCGCACACCAAGCGGATGGCGGCGCTGGGCCTGGCGGCATAG
- a CDS encoding NAD-dependent epimerase/dehydratase, with amino-acid sequence MRVLLIGANGYLGRFVADRLLADPAVQLTALGRGDDADVRFDLASGSPGALTRFLDAVHPGVVINCAGATRGGARELTRHNTVAVATVCEALRRSGCGARLVQIGCGAEYGPSQPGSSTAEDAVPRPGGPYGVSKLAATELVLGSGLDAVVLRVFSPAGPGTPAGSPLGRLAEAMRRAMQSGDGELKLTGLGAQRDFVDVRDVARAVHAASLSAAQGVINIGSGRAVRLRDAAAVLARVAGYGGALHELDGPPAPLRATIGHPRGDSDHTAHGAHGTHGAHAAAPVAYPDGCGSWQQADVRTARDRLGWRPRINLEESLGDIWMEAACRI; translated from the coding sequence ATGAGAGTCCTGCTGATCGGAGCCAACGGCTATCTCGGCCGCTTCGTCGCCGACCGTCTCCTCGCCGACCCCGCCGTCCAGCTCACCGCGCTGGGCCGCGGCGACGACGCGGACGTCCGGTTCGACCTCGCGTCCGGCAGCCCCGGCGCCCTCACCCGCTTCCTCGACGCGGTCCACCCCGGCGTCGTCATCAACTGCGCGGGCGCCACCCGGGGCGGCGCCCGTGAACTCACCCGGCACAACACCGTCGCCGTCGCCACCGTCTGCGAGGCCCTGCGGCGCAGCGGCTGCGGCGCCCGTCTCGTCCAGATCGGCTGCGGCGCCGAGTACGGCCCGAGCCAGCCCGGCTCCTCCACGGCCGAGGACGCCGTGCCGCGCCCCGGCGGCCCGTACGGCGTCAGCAAGCTCGCCGCCACCGAACTGGTCCTGGGCTCCGGACTGGACGCCGTCGTCCTGCGGGTCTTCTCACCGGCCGGTCCCGGCACGCCCGCCGGGTCGCCGCTGGGCCGTCTCGCGGAGGCGATGCGCCGCGCCATGCAGTCGGGCGACGGCGAGCTGAAGCTCACCGGCCTCGGCGCCCAGCGCGACTTCGTCGACGTCCGCGACGTCGCCCGCGCCGTGCACGCCGCCTCGCTCTCCGCCGCGCAGGGCGTCATCAACATCGGCTCCGGACGTGCCGTCCGGCTGCGGGACGCGGCCGCCGTCCTCGCGCGGGTGGCCGGGTACGGCGGTGCCCTGCACGAACTCGACGGCCCGCCCGCCCCGTTGCGCGCCACGATCGGCCACCCCCGGGGCGACTCGGACCACACGGCGCACGGCGCACACGGCACGCACGGCGCCCACGCCGCCGCGCCCGTGGCCTACCCGGACGGCTGCGGCAGCTGGCAGCAGGCCGACGTGCGCACCGCCCGCGACCGGCTCGGCTGGCGCCCCCGCATCAACCTCGAGGAGTCCCTGGGCGACATCTGGATGGAGGCGGCATGCCGTATCTGA
- a CDS encoding Ms4533A family Cys-rich leader peptide, protein MSSRHATSRAAVEPALIGVTALCVADIHCR, encoded by the coding sequence ATGTCGTCCCGTCACGCCACCTCTCGCGCCGCCGTCGAGCCGGCGCTCATCGGTGTGACCGCGCTGTGCGTGGCCGACATCCACTGTCGCTGA
- a CDS encoding alpha/beta fold hydrolase: MSSTELPSVPAAHVLPQVATVRVAEGERLRSVGLPGVTLTVRSRPPRREGLPPALYVHGLGGSSLNWSALMEQFDGVVDSEAVDLPGFGDSPPPDDGDYSLTAHARAVIRYLDASGRGPVHLFGNSLGGAVSTRVAAVRPDLVRTLTLVSPALPELRVQRTAVPTGLLAVPGVTALFTRLTRKWTAEQRVRGVLQLCYGEPGRVTPEGFRDAVQEMERRLQLPYFWDAMTRSARGLVNAYTLGGQHALWRQAERVLAPTLLVYGGRDQLVGHRMCSRAARAFRDSRLLTLPDAGHVAMMEYPDVVARGFRELLAEVEGREPDPGRPGAGTGSGAATENSGS, encoded by the coding sequence ATGTCTTCGACCGAGCTGCCCTCCGTGCCGGCCGCCCATGTGCTTCCTCAGGTGGCGACCGTCCGGGTCGCGGAGGGGGAGCGGCTGCGGTCCGTCGGGCTGCCCGGGGTCACGCTGACCGTCCGGTCGCGCCCGCCGCGGCGGGAAGGGCTGCCACCCGCCCTGTACGTCCACGGGCTCGGCGGCTCCTCGCTCAACTGGTCGGCGCTCATGGAGCAGTTCGACGGCGTCGTCGACTCCGAGGCCGTGGACCTGCCCGGCTTCGGCGACTCGCCGCCACCGGACGACGGCGACTACTCCCTCACCGCGCACGCACGCGCGGTGATCCGCTATCTGGACGCCTCCGGCCGTGGGCCCGTACACCTCTTCGGGAACTCGCTCGGCGGCGCGGTCTCCACGCGCGTCGCCGCCGTCCGCCCCGACCTCGTCCGTACGCTCACCCTCGTGTCGCCCGCGCTACCGGAGCTCCGCGTCCAGCGCACCGCCGTGCCCACCGGGTTGCTGGCGGTGCCGGGGGTGACGGCCCTGTTCACACGCCTCACCAGGAAGTGGACGGCCGAGCAGCGGGTCCGCGGGGTGCTGCAGCTCTGTTACGGCGAGCCGGGCCGGGTGACGCCGGAAGGATTCCGCGACGCCGTCCAGGAGATGGAGCGGCGGCTGCAGCTGCCGTACTTCTGGGACGCGATGACGCGTTCCGCGCGCGGGCTCGTCAACGCCTACACCCTCGGCGGACAGCATGCGCTGTGGCGGCAGGCCGAGCGCGTGCTGGCCCCGACCCTGCTCGTCTACGGCGGCCGCGACCAACTCGTCGGCCACCGCATGTGCAGCAGGGCGGCGCGTGCCTTCCGTGACTCCCGGCTGCTGACCCTCCCGGACGCCGGGCACGTGGCGATGATGGAGTACCCCGACGTCGTCGCCCGGGGCTTCCGTGAGCTCCTCGCCGAGGTCGAGGGGCGGGAGCCCGACCCGGGCAGGCCGGGGGCCGGCACCGGCTCCGGTGCCGCTACCGAGAACTCAGGGAGCTGA
- a CDS encoding DUF3107 domain-containing protein yields MEVKIGVQHAPREIVLESGQSAEDVERAVSDALAGKSQLLSLVDEHGRKVLVPADRLAYVELGEPAPRKVGFGAL; encoded by the coding sequence GTGGAGGTCAAGATCGGCGTGCAGCACGCGCCCCGCGAGATCGTTCTGGAGAGCGGTCAGAGTGCCGAGGACGTCGAGCGGGCGGTGTCCGATGCGCTGGCCGGCAAGTCTCAGCTCCTGAGCCTCGTCGACGAGCACGGCCGCAAGGTCCTCGTCCCGGCCGACCGTCTTGCGTACGTGGAGCTCGGTGAGCCGGCTCCGCGCAAGGTGGGCTTCGGCGCACTCTGA
- a CDS encoding alpha/beta hydrolase produces MARFVRWTALTAAAALLATGCGGGSSDDPKTDGDTGGTSASAPAGSPEAALPSSLTSQELDWGRCRATEGSPAPGDEWQCADLKAPLDWKKPEGRTIDLALIRAKATGDDRIGSLLFNFGGPGGSGVDRLPWYSTGASALRERYDLVSWDPRGVGSSEGVRCRRDQEIQASEAVDLTPDTAAEETAYFKDAADFGKGCQKTGGSLIAHVSTADTARDMDLMRQVLGDEKTHYFGISYGTELGGVYSHLFPKNVGRIVLDAVVDPSADAAGHAENQARGFQRALNNYLESTGKSAEEGTREVVDLLKRIDAKPLPTSSSRDLTESLALTGIIRPLYSKASWPTLTSALQAAQQGDGTELLALADDYNDRQDSGKYGTGSHSQRVISCLDDRQRPTPEDAKKALPHFEKVSPVFGPMLGWDTAGWCHDWPVPGQYDTPEVSAPGSAPILLIGNTGDPATPYEGTRRMADELGKGVGVMLTWKGEGHSAYAKGSSCVDSTINDYLLEGTVPKDGKVCS; encoded by the coding sequence ATGGCACGGTTCGTACGGTGGACGGCTCTGACGGCTGCCGCCGCGCTGCTCGCGACCGGATGCGGCGGGGGCTCGTCGGACGACCCGAAGACCGACGGGGACACCGGCGGCACCAGCGCTTCGGCACCGGCCGGGAGCCCCGAGGCGGCGCTGCCCTCCTCGCTGACCTCCCAGGAGCTGGACTGGGGCCGCTGCCGGGCCACGGAGGGCTCGCCCGCACCGGGTGACGAGTGGCAGTGCGCGGATCTGAAGGCGCCGCTGGACTGGAAGAAGCCCGAGGGCAGGACGATCGACCTCGCGCTGATCCGCGCCAAGGCCACCGGCGACGACCGCATCGGCTCCCTCCTCTTCAACTTCGGCGGGCCCGGCGGCTCGGGCGTGGACAGGCTGCCCTGGTACTCGACGGGCGCGTCCGCGCTGCGCGAGCGCTACGACCTGGTGAGCTGGGACCCGCGGGGCGTGGGATCCAGCGAGGGGGTGCGCTGCCGCCGCGACCAGGAGATCCAGGCGTCCGAGGCCGTCGACCTCACGCCGGACACGGCCGCGGAGGAGACGGCATACTTCAAGGACGCCGCCGACTTCGGCAAGGGCTGCCAAAAGACCGGAGGCTCCCTGATCGCGCATGTGTCGACCGCGGACACCGCGCGCGACATGGATCTGATGCGCCAGGTGCTCGGGGACGAGAAGACGCACTACTTCGGCATCTCCTACGGCACCGAACTGGGTGGGGTCTACTCCCACTTGTTCCCGAAGAACGTCGGCCGGATCGTCCTGGACGCGGTCGTCGACCCGAGCGCCGACGCGGCCGGCCACGCCGAGAACCAGGCCCGCGGCTTCCAGCGCGCGCTGAACAACTACCTGGAGTCCACCGGCAAGAGCGCCGAGGAAGGCACACGTGAGGTCGTCGACCTGCTGAAGCGGATCGACGCCAAGCCGCTGCCGACGTCGTCGAGCCGCGACCTCACCGAGTCGCTCGCCCTCACGGGCATCATCAGGCCCCTCTACAGCAAGGCCAGCTGGCCGACCCTGACCAGCGCCCTCCAGGCGGCCCAGCAGGGCGACGGCACCGAGCTGCTGGCCCTCGCCGACGACTACAACGACCGTCAGGACTCCGGGAAGTACGGCACGGGAAGTCACTCGCAACGGGTCATATCGTGCCTGGACGACAGGCAGCGCCCGACGCCCGAGGACGCGAAGAAGGCGTTGCCGCACTTCGAGAAGGTCTCACCGGTGTTCGGCCCGATGCTGGGCTGGGACACGGCCGGCTGGTGCCACGACTGGCCGGTGCCCGGTCAGTACGACACCCCGGAGGTCAGCGCCCCGGGCTCGGCCCCGATCCTGCTCATCGGCAACACCGGCGACCCCGCCACCCCCTACGAGGGCACCCGCAGGATGGCCGACGAACTCGGCAAGGGTGTCGGCGTGATGCTCACCTGGAAGGGCGAGGGCCATTCCGCGTACGCGAAGGGCAGCAGCTGCGTGGACTCCACGATCAACGACTACCTGCTGGAGGGCACGGTCCCGAAGGACGGCAAGGTCTGCTCGTAG
- a CDS encoding DUF3492 domain-containing protein: MRIGLIAEGGYPYVSGDARLWCDRLVRGLGQHEFDIYALSRSERQEDEGWVPLPPQVSRVRTASLWTAEDDGVVHGRRARRRFAEHYGELAAVLGAGGGRGADGASETPSALQADRFGNALYGLAELARHEGGLAGALRSEAAVRTLERACRARDAMRTAREARVPDLLAVAAHLERALRPLSLDWYEDDGLGAADLSHATSGGTAALTGLLARHFCDVPLVLTEYGVGLRTHYLAGADAPPAVRTLLAGFHGALAAEAYRRAAVITPGNAHARRWQERCGADRSKLRTVYPGMDASRFAEVGEAPSCADPDTLVWVGRVEPAKDLVSLLHAFAEVRKEEPKTRLRIVGTPAGPEGEAYLGHCRALAAQLFPDEADGPHTVGDNPVSFEEIGGPQLPSLADAYASGAVAVLSSVVEGFPVGLVEAMLCGRATVSTDVGAVVEVIGGTGLVVPPRNPRALAEACVALLRDPERRARLGAAARARALELFTVEQNVAAFHGIYLDVVAGTPVRRVVLDDAGAPLPFGVPAEAHVPGHWTNRPHTGPDTTAPLPEGAR; the protein is encoded by the coding sequence GTGCGCATCGGACTGATTGCGGAGGGTGGCTATCCGTATGTGAGCGGTGACGCCAGGCTCTGGTGCGACCGGCTCGTGCGCGGGCTCGGACAGCACGAGTTCGACATCTACGCGCTCAGCCGCAGCGAGCGCCAGGAGGACGAGGGCTGGGTCCCACTGCCCCCGCAGGTCAGCCGGGTGCGCACGGCGTCGCTGTGGACCGCCGAGGACGACGGTGTCGTCCACGGCCGACGCGCCCGCCGGCGGTTCGCCGAGCACTACGGCGAGTTGGCCGCCGTGCTCGGCGCGGGCGGCGGCCGAGGGGCCGACGGCGCCTCCGAGACCCCGTCGGCCCTTCAGGCGGACCGTTTCGGCAACGCGCTGTACGGGCTCGCCGAACTCGCCCGCCACGAGGGCGGACTGGCCGGCGCCCTGCGCTCCGAGGCCGCCGTACGCACCCTCGAGCGCGCCTGCCGCGCACGGGACGCGATGCGCACGGCGCGCGAGGCGCGCGTCCCCGATCTCCTCGCCGTCGCCGCCCACCTCGAACGCGCCCTGCGCCCCCTCTCGCTCGACTGGTACGAGGACGACGGGCTCGGCGCGGCCGACCTGAGCCACGCCACCTCCGGCGGCACCGCCGCCCTGACCGGCCTGCTCGCCCGCCACTTCTGCGACGTACCGCTGGTGCTGACCGAGTACGGCGTCGGGCTGCGCACCCACTACCTCGCCGGCGCCGACGCCCCGCCGGCCGTCCGCACCCTGCTCGCAGGCTTCCACGGCGCCCTCGCCGCAGAGGCGTACCGCCGGGCGGCCGTCATCACGCCCGGCAACGCCCACGCCCGCCGCTGGCAGGAGCGCTGCGGCGCCGACCGGTCCAAGCTCCGCACCGTCTACCCGGGCATGGACGCCTCCCGCTTCGCGGAGGTCGGCGAGGCGCCGTCGTGCGCGGACCCCGACACCCTCGTCTGGGTCGGCCGCGTCGAACCCGCCAAGGACCTCGTGTCCCTGCTGCACGCCTTCGCCGAGGTCCGCAAGGAGGAACCGAAGACCCGCCTGCGGATCGTCGGCACCCCGGCGGGACCGGAGGGGGAGGCCTACCTCGGCCACTGCCGGGCGCTCGCAGCGCAGCTCTTCCCCGACGAGGCCGACGGTCCGCACACCGTCGGGGACAACCCGGTCTCCTTCGAGGAGATCGGCGGGCCGCAGCTCCCGTCCCTCGCCGACGCGTACGCCTCCGGGGCGGTGGCCGTCCTGTCCAGCGTGGTCGAGGGCTTCCCGGTCGGCCTGGTCGAGGCCATGCTGTGCGGCCGCGCCACGGTGTCCACCGACGTCGGCGCGGTCGTCGAGGTCATCGGCGGCACCGGGCTCGTCGTACCGCCGCGCAACCCGCGGGCGCTCGCGGAGGCGTGCGTGGCGCTGCTGCGCGACCCCGAGCGCCGTGCACGCCTCGGCGCCGCCGCCCGCGCGCGGGCCCTCGAACTCTTCACCGTCGAGCAGAACGTGGCGGCATTTCACGGCATTTACCTCGACGTCGTCGCTGGTACGCCGGTCCGGCGGGTCGTCCTCGACGACGCCGGTGCCCCGCTGCCCTTCGGTGTCCCCGCCGAGGCCCATGTCCCCGGCCACTGGACCAACCGCCCGCACACCGGCCCGGACACCACGGCCCCGCTGCCGGAGGGGGCGCGATGA
- a CDS encoding DUF3152 domain-containing protein: protein MRLPDGTPAHGVPRFADGTPARGVPRYPDGTPARGIPRPADGTPPQGIRMPDGTPARGVPRLPDGTPARGVPRFPDGTPAHGVPRYGDGTPAHGVPRARGGHPEQREAGGGWGELRGRTGVTYGTATTGAAVPRPRRAPGSEGPRQEFVDAFDGETDGFTSRSAEQAYAPAAERADDDTPPTGVPAPAKGGKGRAFTGVAAAAVVTVLAVVVAGQVAQGGDDTDARAQSTGDQARDARDPASRTDDRPTPSAAPGAATLTYAQKMDRRFALGANATGSGKFDAVPGIDKAPGGGRKFTYRVDVERGLGLDAALFAEAVHKTLNDERSWAHGGARTFERIHSGEPDFVITLASPGTTAEWCAKSGLDTTEDNVSCDSAATERVMINAYRWAQGSETYGDRIHAYRQMLINHEIGHRLGFGHVTCDKDGELAPVMQQQTKFLDHDGITCKPNPWAFPES, encoded by the coding sequence ATGCGTCTGCCCGACGGCACCCCGGCGCACGGGGTGCCCCGCTTCGCCGACGGCACCCCCGCGCGTGGGGTGCCGCGTTACCCCGACGGCACACCCGCGCGCGGAATCCCTCGGCCGGCCGACGGCACCCCGCCGCAGGGGATTCGGATGCCCGACGGCACCCCGGCCCGTGGTGTCCCGCGTCTTCCCGACGGCACCCCCGCCCGCGGTGTCCCGCGTTTCCCCGACGGGACCCCCGCGCACGGTGTGCCCCGGTACGGGGACGGGACCCCCGCGCACGGGGTCCCCAGGGCCCGTGGTGGGCATCCCGAGCAGCGGGAAGCCGGCGGTGGCTGGGGGGAGTTGCGAGGGCGGACCGGAGTCACCTACGGCACCGCGACGACCGGTGCCGCCGTACCGCGTCCCCGTCGGGCGCCCGGTTCCGAGGGGCCCCGGCAGGAGTTCGTCGACGCCTTCGACGGGGAGACCGACGGCTTCACGTCCCGCAGTGCCGAGCAGGCGTACGCGCCGGCCGCCGAACGGGCGGACGACGACACCCCGCCGACCGGTGTGCCCGCGCCCGCCAAGGGCGGCAAGGGCCGGGCCTTCACCGGGGTCGCGGCGGCCGCCGTCGTCACCGTGCTGGCCGTCGTGGTGGCCGGACAGGTTGCGCAGGGCGGCGACGACACCGACGCCCGGGCGCAGTCCACCGGGGACCAGGCACGGGACGCCCGCGACCCGGCCTCCCGCACCGACGACCGCCCGACGCCCTCGGCGGCGCCGGGCGCGGCCACGCTGACGTACGCCCAGAAGATGGACCGGCGCTTCGCGCTGGGCGCGAACGCGACCGGCTCGGGGAAGTTCGACGCGGTGCCGGGGATCGACAAGGCCCCCGGCGGCGGGCGGAAGTTCACCTACCGCGTGGACGTCGAGCGGGGTCTCGGGCTGGACGCCGCCCTGTTCGCCGAGGCCGTGCACAAGACGCTCAACGACGAGCGCAGCTGGGCCCACGGAGGCGCCCGTACCTTCGAGCGCATCCACAGCGGTGAGCCCGACTTCGTGATCACGCTGGCCAGCCCCGGCACCACCGCCGAGTGGTGCGCCAAGTCGGGCCTCGACACCACCGAGGACAACGTCTCGTGCGACTCGGCCGCCACCGAGCGCGTGATGATCAACGCCTACCGCTGGGCGCAGGGCTCGGAGACCTACGGCGACCGCATCCACGCCTACCGGCAGATGCTGATCAACCACGAGATCGGCCACCGGCTCGGCTTCGGGCACGTCACCTGCGACAAGGACGGCGAGCTCGCCCCGGTCATGCAGCAGCAGACGAAGTTCCTCGACCACGACGGGATCACCTGCAAGCCCAACCCCTGGGCGTTCCCGGAGAGTTGA
- a CDS encoding TetR/AcrR family transcriptional regulator, translating to MTAIEQTEAARPRGTRLPRRARRNQLLGAAQEVFVAQGYHAAAMDDIAERAGVSKPVLYQHFPGKLDLYLALLDQHCESLIQSVRTALASTTDNKQRVRATMDAYFAYVEDDGGAFRLVFESDLTNEPAVRERVDKVTNDCAEAICDVIAEDTGLSRAESMLLASGLGGLAQVVARSWLHSDRSVPRDQAVQLLTSLAWRGIAGFPLHGSESH from the coding sequence GTGACAGCCATCGAGCAGACAGAGGCGGCACGCCCGCGGGGCACGCGCCTTCCGCGCCGAGCCCGACGGAACCAGCTGCTGGGCGCCGCCCAGGAGGTCTTCGTGGCGCAGGGCTACCACGCCGCCGCGATGGACGACATCGCCGAGCGCGCCGGCGTCAGCAAGCCGGTGCTCTACCAGCACTTCCCGGGCAAGCTCGACCTCTATCTGGCACTCCTGGACCAGCACTGCGAGTCGCTGATCCAGTCGGTGCGCACCGCGCTCGCCTCGACCACCGACAACAAGCAGCGCGTGCGCGCCACGATGGACGCCTACTTCGCGTACGTCGAGGACGACGGCGGCGCCTTCCGGCTGGTCTTCGAGTCCGACCTGACGAACGAGCCCGCCGTGCGCGAGCGCGTCGACAAGGTCACGAACGACTGCGCCGAGGCGATCTGCGACGTCATCGCCGAGGACACCGGCCTCTCGCGCGCGGAGTCGATGCTGCTGGCCTCCGGCCTCGGCGGACTCGCGCAGGTCGTGGCCCGCTCCTGGCTGCACAGCGACCGCAGCGTGCCGCGCGACCAGGCCGTCCAGCTGCTGACGTCCCTGGCCTGGCGCGGTATCGCCGGCTTCCCGCTGCACGGCTCCGAGTCCCACTGA
- a CDS encoding spherulation-specific family 4 protein, with amino-acid sequence MPYLTGTPATTACTDLRPGLGIPGLAHPLLASAEWGALTRPGAPVHWAVLNVADGPGTQPDPHCLEAAGRLRNAGVRVLGHLDASRLDTTRLLDTTRLGLPRLGTPAPRPSRGGGGRTLSDLMSEAQRYVDWYRVDGFYLDRCPVDRADLHETRRAVGTLRALRDKAHIVLGHGTHPHPGYAECGDQLVTFSGPWSEYRWSQVAEWTADYPPGRFCHLVHGVPRGHLDEALRIARWQGAATVWFTDRTDGGGRTDPWESMPGYWDDIVSRIGTGVSE; translated from the coding sequence ATGCCGTATCTGACCGGCACCCCCGCGACGACCGCGTGCACGGACCTGCGCCCGGGGCTCGGCATCCCCGGCCTGGCCCACCCCCTCCTCGCCTCCGCTGAGTGGGGCGCACTGACCCGCCCCGGCGCCCCCGTGCACTGGGCCGTCCTCAACGTCGCCGACGGCCCCGGCACCCAGCCCGACCCGCACTGCCTGGAGGCGGCCGGCCGCCTCCGCAACGCGGGCGTCCGGGTCCTCGGGCACCTCGACGCCTCCCGCCTCGACACCACCCGTCTCCTCGACACCACCCGCCTCGGCCTGCCGCGCTTAGGAACCCCGGCCCCGCGCCCGTCCCGAGGCGGCGGCGGCCGGACCCTGAGCGACCTGATGTCCGAGGCGCAGCGGTATGTCGACTGGTACCGGGTCGACGGCTTCTATCTGGACCGCTGCCCCGTCGACCGCGCCGACCTGCACGAGACCCGGCGCGCGGTCGGCACACTGCGCGCGCTGCGTGACAAGGCCCACATCGTCCTCGGCCACGGCACCCATCCCCACCCGGGATACGCCGAGTGCGGCGACCAGCTCGTCACGTTCTCCGGGCCCTGGTCCGAGTACCGCTGGTCGCAGGTGGCGGAGTGGACGGCCGACTATCCGCCCGGCCGCTTCTGCCACTTGGTCCACGGGGTGCCGCGCGGGCACCTGGACGAGGCGCTGCGCATCGCGCGCTGGCAGGGCGCCGCGACGGTCTGGTTCACCGACCGCACCGACGGCGGGGGACGCACCGACCCCTGGGAGTCCATGCCCGGCTACTGGGACGACATCGTCTCGCGGATCGGAACAGGTGTCTCGGAATGA
- the moeZ gene encoding adenylyltransferase/sulfurtransferase MoeZ, which yields MSLPPLVEPAPELTVDEVRRYSRHLIIPDVGMDGQKRLKNAKVLCVGAGGLGSPALMYLAAAGVGTLGIVEFDEVDESNLQRQIIHSQADIGRSKAESARDSVKGINPYVNVVLHEERLEADNVMDIFSQYDLIVDGTDNFATRYLVNDACVLLNKPYVWGSIYRFDGQASVFWSEHGPCYRCLYPEPPPPGMVPSCAEGGVLGVLCASIGSIQVNEAIKLLAGIGEPLVGRLMIYDALEMQYRQVKVRKDPNCAVCGENPTVTELIDYEAFCGVVSEEAQEAAAGSTITPKQLKEWIDDGENIDIIDVREVNEYEIVSIPGARLIPKNEFLMGTALENLPQDKKIVLHCKTGVRSAEVLAVLKSAGFADAVHVGGGVIGWVNQIEPDKPVY from the coding sequence GTGTCGCTGCCACCCCTGGTCGAGCCCGCCCCCGAGCTCACCGTAGACGAGGTTCGCAGGTACTCCCGCCACCTGATCATCCCCGATGTCGGGATGGACGGGCAGAAGCGGCTGAAGAACGCCAAGGTGCTCTGTGTGGGCGCCGGCGGCCTGGGCTCGCCGGCGCTGATGTACCTGGCCGCGGCGGGCGTCGGCACGCTCGGCATCGTGGAGTTCGACGAGGTCGACGAGTCGAACCTCCAGCGTCAGATCATCCACAGCCAGGCCGACATCGGCCGCTCCAAGGCCGAGTCCGCCCGCGACAGCGTCAAGGGCATCAACCCGTACGTGAACGTGGTCCTTCACGAGGAGCGGCTCGAGGCCGACAACGTGATGGACATCTTCAGCCAGTACGACCTCATCGTCGACGGCACGGACAACTTCGCGACGCGCTACCTGGTCAACGACGCCTGCGTGCTGCTGAACAAGCCGTACGTCTGGGGTTCGATCTACCGCTTCGACGGCCAGGCCTCGGTCTTCTGGTCCGAGCACGGCCCCTGCTACCGCTGCCTCTACCCGGAGCCCCCGCCGCCGGGCATGGTCCCCTCCTGCGCCGAGGGCGGCGTGCTGGGCGTGCTGTGCGCGTCCATCGGCTCCATCCAGGTCAACGAGGCCATCAAGCTCCTCGCGGGCATCGGCGAGCCCCTTGTCGGCCGCCTCATGATCTACGACGCCCTGGAGATGCAGTACCGCCAGGTCAAGGTCCGCAAGGACCCCAACTGCGCGGTCTGCGGCGAGAACCCCACCGTCACCGAGCTCATCGACTACGAGGCCTTCTGCGGCGTCGTGTCCGAGGAGGCCCAGGAGGCGGCGGCCGGCTCCACGATCACTCCCAAGCAGCTCAAGGAGTGGATCGACGACGGCGAGAACATCGACATCATCGATGTCCGCGAGGTCAACGAGTACGAGATCGTCTCGATCCCCGGCGCCCGTCTGATCCCGAAGAACGAGTTCCTCATGGGCACCGCCCTGGAGAACCTCCCGCAGGACAAGAAGATCGTCCTGCACTGCAAGACGGGTGTCCGCAGCGCGGAGGTCCTCGCGGTCCTGAAGTCCGCGGGCTTCGCGGACGCGGTCCACGTCGGCGGCGGTGTGATCGGCTGGGTCAACCAGATCGAGCCCGACAAGCCGGTCTACTGA